The window CGGATGCCAACATCCCTGATGAAGAGGAAGATGGTGATGATGATGCCGGGAGTTGGGATAAGGAACTGTAGAATGATCTTTCAGTGGTCGTTTCTGGGTCGGTATCATAAGACAAAAAGCGTTGGTGTTGGCGGAGGCTAACCTTGCAGCCTTTGCTGATACTGATAAAGAACCCATGAATCTATTAACCTTATTTGATATCAGTCTATATGGTTTAAGGAATAAAACCGAAGCTGCAGCCATTCTGGCGCAATATGTAAGTAAGTATCCGAATGACATAATTACAAAGCGACTTCAAATCGAACTGGATAAAGCAACAGATGAAGCCAGTGGGAAATTATTGAACAGTCCTGAAGTAGCGGCGAATTTTGAATCTGTGGCGAAATTTGAGCTGCTGCCAAACTACCCCAATCCATTTAACCCATCCACAACCATTCTATTCGAATTGCCACAAGAAGAGTTGGTTGTCCTGCGAATTTATAATTTAAAAGGCCAGCTTGTAACAGAGCTTGTCAATGAATTGAAACAAGCGGGGCGGCATTCTGTTATATGGAATGCAGAAGATCAATCCGACAGATTTGTTGCGAGCGGCGTTTATATTCTAACTCTGGAACTTGGCCGACAAAAATTTACCCGAAAGTTGATGTTGGTTAAGTAAACTGTTATTGTCGCGATTATTACATAATTGAGAAATAAGAACAGCCCGGGTTCTTTATTAAGGATCCGGGCTGTTTTTTCCTATGCCATTTTTCTGTCCCTATGATTTTTACCCCTTGCACGAATTACACACCCGTTGACGATGGACAAATATCCTGCAGAAAACAATGAGCACAATCCGGCCTTCTCGCAACACAAATGCCCCGCCCATGGTGGATTAAATAATGTGAAAACAGGGTCCATTGCTCTTGCGGTATTTGTTTGATAAGATCTTGTTCGATTTTAACCGGATCTGAATGTTTAGTAAGTCCCAATAGATTCGATATTCTTTTTACATGGGTGTCTACTACAACGCCTATGTTTTTGCCAAAAGCATTGCCAAGTACCACGTTTGCTGTTTTTCGACCCACCCCGGGTAATATTGTCAATTTTTCCATCATATCAGGAACTCTTCCATTGAACTCATCAACTATACTTGTAGAGGCAAGCTTAATATTTTTGGATTTACTGCGAAAGAATCCTGTGGATTTAATAATATCTTCGACTTCTGCAATCGGTGCTTCCGCCATACTTTTTGCATCCGGAAATCGATCAAATAATATCGGGGTCACCATGTTCACACGTTTATCTGTGCATTGAGCGGATAATATGGTCGCGACCAACAATTGAAATGGATTATTGTGGTGTAATGCACAATCAGCGTCAGGATAGTTCTGTTTAAGTCGAAAGAGCAATTCTTTAACGAATTCTTTGTTGTTGTTTTTTGACTTTTTTTGAATTTTCGTTTTCATCATTAAATTTCCACAGGTATGCTGGTTGTAATTTCAATACTTTGATGCGTAACTTCTGCCTGATAAGCGTAAATTTCAACTCCTTTTTTTTGTGCAGTTTTTAGTATCTTCGAAAAATCCGGATCAATATCCCAGGCTGGAGAAAATACTGCTGTATCATTTCTCTGAATCACAAAACATACGACTGCTCGGTATCCATTTCGTGTGCTTTCAATTAACTCCCGCACATGTCTTGCACCTCTTTTTGTAACGGAATCAGGGAATAATGCTTTTCCATCTTTCTTCAAGGTAACACTTTTAATTTCCACAATACATGGCTGACCATTCCCCCGCAGCAGGAGATCAAAACGGCTTTTCTGACCAACATTCACTTCTCGTTTGATATCATCATAATCTGATAGCTCTGCAATGATGCCCTTATTGATAGCTTCTTCAAGGAGTCGATTGGTCCTGTTGGTATTAATTCCAACTAAGGTTTGATTTGCCTCAACAAGCTCCCATGTATATCTCAATTTCCTTTTCGGATTTTGAGAATCTGAAACATAAACCTTACTTCCTGATTCAATCAATCCCAACATGCTACCCGGGTTTGGGCAATGGACAGTGGTCTCCCGGCCATTGGCAAACTTTACATCTGCTAAAAACCGCTTATATCTTTGAATGAATGTTCCTTCAATGAGGAGATTTTCAAATTCCATTTACTCTGCCAGTAAAGTCAGTTATGTTGTCATAATTATCACCGGATTATAAGTTAAATGAGATTCAATTAAAATCAAGTTCAACACTTCGTAATTTTGAATTCTGCTAATTCATTTCATTTTAGAACGAAATCTCTTGATTTTCCCTAGAATAATCCGTAATGTAAGTTTTATTTTGCATATAACCTTTATGAAATAAAAGATAAGAATGTTATGAGAATTACCTATTTAGACGGAAAACGATATAGCCGTGCAGTTTTGGCTGCTTCACTATGGATCAATGAAAAACAGCAGAGGCTCAATGACATAAATGTATATCCCGTTCCGGATGGGGATACGGGAACGAATATGGCCTCTACGATGGTTTCCATAGCCGAATCCATTCGAGCTAATAATTTCAGTGATACGATTGAAATCGCAGGAGACCAGGTTGCAGAATCTGCTTTGAATGGCGCCCGGGGTAATTCCGGGGCTATTTTAGCTCAATTTTTTTATGGATTATCAGAAGGGTTTAAAGGGCAAATTAAAGTTTCCACCAAGCATTTTGCTGACGCTGTTCACCGCGCTGTCGAAAGCTCTTATGAAGCGCTTTCCCATCCCAAAGAAGGCACTATTCTTACAGTTATTAAAGACTGGGGAAATCATATAAAACAGATTGCACATAAGACACATGATTTTTCTGAATTGATGCATTCGTCTTTAGCGGTTGCTAAACATTCGTTGGAAGAAACACCAAAAAAGTTGAAGGTGCTGGCAAAGGCTTGTGTGGTTGATGCCGGTGCACAAGGATTTGTGTATATCCTTGAAGGAGTTTTCAATTTTATCAAAGATGGCAGCTTGGTGAAACTAAACCAGACCCAATTCTCCGGTTCGGATTTTGGCTCCAATGTTGCAAAGTTCACTTATTCAGCGGAAGAAATCACTTTTCGCTATTGCACTGAATTCTTCTTGATAGGAGAAAACATTCCAACAAAACTTCTGCGAAAAAACTTGCAGGAATTTGGCGATTCCTTAATTGTGGCCGGCTCTGAAAAACGAACCCGCATCCATATTCATACGGACCAACCTCGCCAGGTTTTCGATTTTGTCAAAGAGTATGGAGAAATTAAAGATCAAAAAATGGATGATATGATGCAACAGCATTACGATATCCATGATAAGAAACATACCCATTCTTTGGCACTTGCAACCGACAGTTCGTGTGATCTGCCCAAAGAAATTCTGAAAAAATATAATATTCATACCGTTCCTCTCAGAATAACCATAAATAAAACAGAGTACGTGGATAAAGTAACTATCCAGGCAGATGAATTTTACTCCCGACTCATGGAAGCTGAAGAGTTTCCCAAGACTTCACAGCCGGCTCCTAAAGATTTTCTAAGGATATTCCAACAACTAGCCAGAACGTATGATGCAATCATTGCTATTCAAGTTTCAAAAG is drawn from candidate division KSB1 bacterium and contains these coding sequences:
- a CDS encoding T9SS type A sorting domain-containing protein, which gives rise to MAEANLAAFADTDKEPMNLLTLFDISLYGLRNKTEAAAILAQYVSKYPNDIITKRLQIELDKATDEASGKLLNSPEVAANFESVAKFELLPNYPNPFNPSTTILFELPQEELVVLRIYNLKGQLVTELVNELKQAGRHSVIWNAEDQSDRFVASGVYILTLELGRQKFTRKLMLVK
- the nth gene encoding endonuclease III, with product MKTKIQKKSKNNNKEFVKELLFRLKQNYPDADCALHHNNPFQLLVATILSAQCTDKRVNMVTPILFDRFPDAKSMAEAPIAEVEDIIKSTGFFRSKSKNIKLASTSIVDEFNGRVPDMMEKLTILPGVGRKTANVVLGNAFGKNIGVVVDTHVKRISNLLGLTKHSDPVKIEQDLIKQIPQEQWTLFSHYLIHHGRGICVARRPDCAHCFLQDICPSSTGV
- the sfsA gene encoding DNA/RNA nuclease SfsA — protein: MEFENLLIEGTFIQRYKRFLADVKFANGRETTVHCPNPGSMLGLIESGSKVYVSDSQNPKRKLRYTWELVEANQTLVGINTNRTNRLLEEAINKGIIAELSDYDDIKREVNVGQKSRFDLLLRGNGQPCIVEIKSVTLKKDGKALFPDSVTKRGARHVRELIESTRNGYRAVVCFVIQRNDTAVFSPAWDIDPDFSKILKTAQKKGVEIYAYQAEVTHQSIEITTSIPVEI
- a CDS encoding DAK2 domain-containing protein yields the protein MRITYLDGKRYSRAVLAASLWINEKQQRLNDINVYPVPDGDTGTNMASTMVSIAESIRANNFSDTIEIAGDQVAESALNGARGNSGAILAQFFYGLSEGFKGQIKVSTKHFADAVHRAVESSYEALSHPKEGTILTVIKDWGNHIKQIAHKTHDFSELMHSSLAVAKHSLEETPKKLKVLAKACVVDAGAQGFVYILEGVFNFIKDGSLVKLNQTQFSGSDFGSNVAKFTYSAEEITFRYCTEFFLIGENIPTKLLRKNLQEFGDSLIVAGSEKRTRIHIHTDQPRQVFDFVKEYGEIKDQKMDDMMQQHYDIHDKKHTHSLALATDSSCDLPKEILKKYNIHTVPLRITINKTEYVDKVTIQADEFYSRLMEAEEFPKTSQPAPKDFLRIFQQLARTYDAIIAIQVSKALSGTYQSALTASKQIPGTDFKIIDSKSVTVGLALIVQAAAEKIEEGIKIDDLVPLIERWVKNCKIFISLATVEYLIRGGRLSKGKAMVANVLNLRPILSIGTNGNVKKVASAKPGIPSQEKALDLLFSESKKMIAPKFAIAHVETLSTAEWYHQKILARYPDQEIIIMPVSPALGAHAGPGAAAVAVMDLGD